From one Spiroplasma endosymbiont of Panorpa germanica genomic stretch:
- a CDS encoding PTS transporter subunit EIIB codes for MKKNKNYEVYVKQLFDSLGGYENIKYFTHCMTRMRFQLHDWEKVDEASIKNGEYASGINKNKSNGEFQIIIGADVPKFYKVFCEVNSYQDDGKTIIEKDANFSTKQATEIKAMKEKFKVKGFLNTSLAFISKVFSPIVVPLVGYGLILTLWSLLTVEWSGEGSSAAGSSHFIGQLVGILDILVGAFSLFITIVIGYTVFKAMQGNGIYGIIIAVVLTAPGLITMGDVKPEPGQSILQAYEGWTLFGEGIVYPWKINFNGLIIPMIIVAILGAYIERGTERINNNTAKMILAPVLIIGGTFIFAIFVMAPIGLLFTNYLSIAINWLSTNSIAKYIAIPVIGGLYGPLVITGLHHSLTPIILQGQATYGATIIQGFITISNISQGIASIAFVVLHRRVMKMKDLGISNGVSAIVGGITEPSLYTINLKHLFPLIACSIGVFCGTLILVASNTYALQGSSSIFGILMYLQNAPDKTGVTTWVGGGYLWGVISIMVSCGVTFSMTIFLGKTKYFANRSASLILEDYGEDVVKLKTIPKDEWKGIIEIEKTKKIEAKNLKKSIKAQKA; via the coding sequence ATGAAAAAAAACAAAAATTATGAAGTTTATGTAAAGCAACTCTTTGATAGTCTTGGGGGTTATGAAAATATTAAGTATTTTACTCATTGTATGACAAGAATGCGTTTTCAACTTCATGACTGAGAAAAAGTTGATGAAGCCAGTATTAAAAATGGGGAATATGCTTCAGGGATTAATAAAAATAAAAGTAACGGAGAATTCCAAATCATAATTGGAGCTGATGTTCCCAAATTTTATAAAGTTTTTTGTGAAGTTAACAGTTATCAAGATGATGGTAAAACAATTATTGAAAAGGATGCTAATTTCTCAACTAAGCAAGCCACTGAAATCAAAGCTATGAAAGAAAAATTCAAAGTAAAAGGATTTTTAAATACTAGTCTAGCTTTTATTTCTAAAGTCTTTTCTCCAATTGTTGTACCATTAGTGGGTTATGGATTAATTTTAACTCTGTGATCACTTTTAACTGTTGAGTGAAGTGGAGAAGGGAGTAGTGCAGCGGGTAGTTCACATTTTATCGGTCAACTAGTTGGAATATTAGATATTTTAGTAGGAGCCTTTTCTTTATTTATTACTATTGTAATTGGATACACTGTGTTTAAAGCGATGCAGGGAAATGGAATTTATGGAATTATAATTGCTGTAGTTCTAACAGCTCCAGGACTTATAACAATGGGTGATGTTAAACCTGAACCAGGACAAAGTATTTTACAAGCCTATGAGGGATGAACTCTATTTGGTGAAGGAATAGTTTATCCTTGAAAAATAAATTTCAATGGTTTAATTATTCCGATGATTATTGTAGCAATTCTAGGAGCTTACATTGAGCGTGGAACTGAAAGAATTAACAATAATACTGCGAAAATGATTTTAGCACCAGTTCTAATAATTGGGGGAACCTTTATCTTTGCAATCTTTGTAATGGCCCCAATTGGATTACTATTTACTAACTACTTATCAATTGCTATTAACTGATTGAGTACAAATTCAATTGCAAAATATATTGCTATCCCTGTAATTGGGGGTCTATATGGTCCATTAGTAATTACTGGATTACACCATTCTTTAACTCCAATTATTTTACAAGGTCAAGCAACTTATGGGGCAACTATAATTCAAGGATTTATTACAATTTCAAATATCTCTCAAGGGATTGCTTCAATTGCCTTTGTAGTTTTACACAGAAGAGTTATGAAGATGAAGGATTTAGGAATTTCTAACGGGGTTTCAGCCATTGTTGGGGGAATTACTGAACCATCATTGTATACTATTAACTTAAAACACTTATTCCCATTAATTGCTTGTTCAATTGGAGTATTTTGTGGAACCCTAATTTTAGTGGCTTCAAATACTTACGCCTTACAAGGAAGTAGTTCAATTTTTGGAATCTTAATGTACCTACAAAATGCTCCTGATAAAACCGGGGTAACCACTTGAGTTGGGGGAGGTTATCTGTGAGGGGTAATCTCTATTATGGTTAGTTGTGGAGTTACTTTCTCAATGACAATATTTTTAGGAAAAACTAAATACTTCGCAAATCGTAGTGCTTCATTAATTTTAGAAGACTATGGTGAAGATGTTGTTAAGTTAAAAACTATTCCCAAAGATGAATGAAAAGGGATAATAGAAATTGAAAAAACTAAAAAAATCGAAGCTAAAAATTTAAAAAAATCGATTAAAGCCCAAAAAGCCTAA